A stretch of the Flavobacterium aquiphilum genome encodes the following:
- a CDS encoding glycoside hydrolase family 88 protein, with the protein MNFKQQILGSIFATLMLVGCGSTVSNTRLSDKFDVDAQLDYCAKQSSNALKLIPKDGSIPRSIASNNEQWKFVDYKDWTSGFWPGELWYLYESTGDHKWEVAADKFTNYLAALAVTPAVDHDLGFQVFNSFGNGYRLTNNPEYKEVILKTANNLAKLFNPKVGTILSWPRNVPNMEWPQHNTIMDNMINLELLFWASKNGGDKSLYDMAVSHATVTMKNHFRPDYTSYHVVVYDKETGEKIKGVTHQGYSDSSMWARGQSWAIYGYTMVYRETKDPKFLDFAHKVTRVYLDRLPKDLIPYWDFDDPAIPHAPRDASAAAVVASALLELSTYTKDSALSKEYFDKAEGMLKELSDNYQSKTKNTALLLHSTGHKPANSEIDYSIIYADYYYVEALLRYKKLKEGEQPLLTYKFN; encoded by the coding sequence ATGAATTTTAAGCAACAAATTTTAGGTTCCATTTTTGCAACTTTAATGCTGGTGGGGTGTGGGAGTACTGTTTCAAATACTAGATTAAGCGATAAATTTGATGTAGATGCACAATTGGATTATTGTGCAAAGCAATCATCTAACGCTTTAAAATTGATACCTAAGGATGGTTCGATTCCAAGAAGTATCGCATCCAATAATGAACAATGGAAATTTGTTGATTATAAGGACTGGACTAGTGGCTTTTGGCCGGGAGAGCTTTGGTATTTATATGAATCTACAGGCGACCATAAATGGGAGGTGGCTGCAGATAAATTTACAAATTATTTGGCAGCGCTTGCTGTTACACCCGCGGTAGACCACGATTTAGGTTTTCAGGTTTTTAATAGTTTTGGGAATGGGTATCGTTTGACAAATAATCCTGAGTATAAAGAAGTGATTTTAAAAACAGCCAATAATTTAGCTAAGCTCTTTAATCCAAAAGTTGGGACTATCTTGTCTTGGCCAAGAAATGTTCCAAATATGGAATGGCCGCAACATAATACTATTATGGACAATATGATTAACTTGGAATTGTTGTTTTGGGCATCCAAAAATGGGGGAGACAAATCACTTTATGATATGGCTGTAAGTCATGCAACTGTTACAATGAAAAATCATTTTAGACCCGATTATACATCTTATCATGTTGTGGTTTATGATAAAGAAACAGGCGAGAAAATTAAAGGGGTAACACATCAGGGCTATAGCGATAGCAGTATGTGGGCACGCGGACAGTCTTGGGCGATATACGGTTATACTATGGTTTATCGAGAGACAAAAGATCCTAAATTTTTAGATTTTGCTCATAAGGTTACCCGAGTTTATTTAGATCGATTACCAAAAGACTTAATACCGTATTGGGATTTTGATGATCCAGCAATACCACATGCACCAAGAGATGCTTCAGCAGCAGCTGTAGTAGCTTCAGCTCTTTTAGAATTGTCAACTTATACTAAAGATAGTGCCTTAAGTAAAGAGTATTTCGATAAAGCGGAAGGTATGCTTAAAGAACTATCAGATAATTATCAAAGTAAAACTAAAAACACTGCACTTTTACTGCATTCTACAGGACATAAGCCAGCAAATTCAGAAATTGATTATTCGATTATATATGCCGATTATTATTATGTTGAAGCTCTGTTGAGATATAAGAAACTGAAGGAAGGGGAACAGCCATTGCTAACTTATAAATTCAATTAG
- a CDS encoding glycoside hydrolase family 127 protein, producing MKYRMIKCIVLVVGLSINMNAQSHYPGQHEGKLKLDDTKNVKVVGFNLEDVRLLDSPFKDNMMLESNWILSIDAKRLLHSFKTNAGVFTALEGGYLAVNKLGGWESLDCDLRGHSTGHILSGLALLYAATGENKYKIKSDSLVTGLLEVQKALNQNGYLSAFPQNLIDRAIAGKSVWAPWYTQHKLFSGLMDQYLYCDSNPALEIVKGMADWAYEKLKPLTDEERKRMLKNEFGGMNDSFYTLYEITGDSKYKFLAEFFYHEEALDQLLDKVDNLNKKHANTYIPKLIGISRDYELEGGTKNREIPEFFWNTVVNHHTFITGSNSDKEKFFEPDHLSEHLSGYTGESCNVYNMLKLTRHLYGYDPQIKYVDFYEKALYNHILGQQDPKKGMIAYFLPMKPGAYKVYSTPENSFWCCVGSGFENQAKYGEFIYYHDTGLYVNLFIPSELKWKEKGVTIKQETSFPNVGSTKLTFSSTSPVSMPINIRYPSWAANAEVKVNEKKQLIKAKPGNYIVLYRKWNNGDTIEVSFNMTIKVIPTSDNPNIAAITYGPIVLAGAMGTEGMIEPAPYSNPKIYNDYYTYDYHIPSNLSNQLNFDAKKLEKSIVKKNDTSLEFKIKGADNILKPIYDIHRERYVIYWNLSK from the coding sequence ATGAAATATAGAATGATTAAGTGTATAGTCTTAGTTGTTGGATTGTCAATTAATATGAATGCGCAGTCACATTATCCTGGACAGCACGAAGGAAAACTGAAGTTGGATGATACCAAAAATGTAAAGGTTGTGGGATTTAATCTCGAAGACGTAAGATTGTTGGATAGTCCATTTAAGGACAATATGATGCTTGAAAGTAATTGGATTTTGAGCATCGATGCAAAAAGATTGCTACATAGTTTCAAAACGAATGCTGGAGTATTTACCGCTTTGGAAGGGGGGTATTTAGCGGTTAATAAATTGGGAGGTTGGGAATCGCTTGATTGTGATCTTAGAGGCCATAGTACAGGGCATATTCTTTCCGGTTTGGCTTTATTATATGCTGCAACTGGAGAGAACAAGTATAAAATTAAGAGTGACAGTTTGGTAACGGGTTTGCTTGAAGTTCAAAAAGCATTGAATCAAAATGGATATTTAAGTGCGTTTCCACAAAATTTAATTGATCGTGCAATTGCAGGGAAAAGTGTTTGGGCGCCATGGTACACGCAGCATAAACTTTTTTCAGGTCTAATGGATCAATACTTGTATTGTGATAGTAATCCAGCATTAGAAATTGTCAAAGGAATGGCGGATTGGGCCTATGAAAAGTTAAAGCCTTTAACTGATGAAGAACGTAAAAGGATGCTAAAAAATGAGTTCGGAGGAATGAATGATTCTTTCTATACTTTATATGAAATTACAGGAGACAGTAAATATAAATTTCTTGCCGAATTTTTTTATCATGAGGAAGCATTGGATCAACTTTTGGATAAAGTAGACAATCTCAATAAAAAACACGCCAACACTTATATTCCTAAATTGATAGGTATTTCTCGCGATTATGAATTGGAAGGGGGAACTAAAAATCGTGAAATTCCTGAATTCTTTTGGAATACTGTTGTCAATCATCACACATTCATCACAGGGAGTAATAGTGATAAAGAGAAATTTTTTGAGCCCGACCATCTTTCAGAACATCTAAGCGGTTACACGGGAGAGTCTTGCAATGTGTATAATATGTTGAAGCTTACCCGTCATTTGTATGGGTATGATCCGCAGATAAAGTATGTGGATTTTTATGAAAAAGCGTTGTACAATCATATTTTAGGACAACAAGATCCAAAGAAAGGAATGATTGCTTACTTCTTGCCAATGAAACCGGGAGCTTATAAAGTTTACAGCACGCCAGAAAATTCATTTTGGTGTTGTGTGGGAAGTGGTTTCGAAAATCAGGCAAAATATGGAGAATTTATTTATTACCACGATACTGGATTGTATGTGAACCTTTTCATTCCTTCAGAATTGAAATGGAAAGAAAAGGGGGTTACCATAAAACAGGAAACCAGTTTTCCGAATGTAGGCAGTACCAAACTTACTTTTAGCTCCACGAGTCCGGTAAGTATGCCTATTAATATTCGATATCCATCATGGGCAGCTAATGCTGAAGTAAAAGTGAATGAAAAAAAACAACTAATTAAAGCTAAACCAGGTAATTATATTGTATTGTACCGTAAATGGAATAATGGAGATACAATTGAGGTTTCGTTTAATATGACGATTAAAGTAATTCCAACATCTGATAATCCAAATATAGCAGCAATAACCTATGGACCAATTGTGCTTGCAGGAGCCATGGGCACAGAAGGTATGATAGAGCCAGCTCCTTATAGTAACCCTAAAATATACAATGACTACTATACCTACGATTATCATATTCCTTCAAATTTATCTAATCAGTTGAATTTTGATGCTAAAAAGTTAGAGAAGAGTATAGTCAAGAAAAATGATACTTCACTTGAATTTAAAATAAAAGGTGCAGACAACATTTTAAAACCAATTTATGATATCCACCGAGAGAGGTACGTGATCTATTGGAATTTAAGCAAATAA
- a CDS encoding glycoside hydrolase family 97 protein, producing MKNNKFYLLLVCLLYAVTIQSQSIIEETLQKLNSPDGAYEFTFYQKKDGSNDKQMYYTLSYKGKMIVLESELGVLIENQTFESALAIPNDTCKVWGENLNFIDAKRNTTNETWKPVYGENSSIRNNYNEMTISFRKGELPKEKQGDGYDKNKSYFMNVIVRAYDEGVAVRYHFPEPTNGLFLHIVGEQTQFTMPEGTFAYYEPWAQGPFSLLPLKDWKGQSERPLTMKLTNGLTVAIAEAQMTDYARMKFSLNAAKTNTLQATLYGSVDVIPAYFTPWRVIMATDKATDLIVNKDIILNLNPDNQLKEVSWIKPGKAIRVAKMTQADAKKCVDFAADHGLQYVHLDAGWYGPEMKMSSDATTVSENKDFNIPELSAYAASKGIGLWVYVNQRALIQQLDSILPLYKKWGIKGIKFGFVQVGNQRWTTWLHEAVKKCAEYNLMVDIHDEYRPTGFSRTYPNLMTQEGIRGNEEMPDADHNTILPFTRFLAGPADYTIAYYSKAIKNTHAHQLALSVVYYSPIQFLYWYDQPSAYQGEKEIEFFDKVKTVWDETKVINGEIGEYATVARRSGNEWFVGSITNKQARKISFPTNFLEKGKKYIVKSYQDDDASQTRTKVAVLEEKIKGGDILTFDLKVSGGVALFISEEKKK from the coding sequence ATGAAAAATAACAAGTTTTACTTATTGTTAGTGTGCCTTTTATATGCTGTGACAATTCAGTCGCAGTCTATTATTGAGGAAACCCTTCAAAAATTAAATTCACCAGATGGAGCTTACGAGTTTACTTTTTATCAAAAAAAAGATGGTTCGAATGATAAGCAAATGTATTATACCCTTTCTTATAAAGGAAAAATGATTGTGTTGGAATCAGAATTAGGAGTTTTGATAGAAAATCAGACTTTCGAATCGGCTCTTGCAATCCCTAATGACACCTGTAAGGTCTGGGGAGAGAATTTGAATTTTATCGATGCTAAACGAAATACTACTAATGAAACTTGGAAGCCTGTTTATGGTGAAAATTCAAGTATTCGCAATAATTATAATGAGATGACGATTTCCTTTCGTAAAGGTGAGCTTCCTAAAGAAAAGCAAGGTGATGGTTACGATAAAAATAAAAGCTATTTCATGAATGTTATTGTAAGGGCTTATGATGAAGGGGTAGCGGTTCGTTATCATTTTCCGGAACCAACAAATGGTTTATTTCTGCATATTGTTGGGGAACAAACCCAGTTCACAATGCCAGAAGGAACTTTTGCTTATTATGAACCATGGGCTCAAGGACCATTTTCATTACTTCCGTTGAAAGATTGGAAAGGACAGAGTGAGCGTCCGCTAACAATGAAGTTAACAAATGGTTTAACAGTAGCTATTGCGGAAGCGCAAATGACAGATTATGCACGAATGAAATTTAGTTTGAATGCTGCAAAAACAAATACGCTTCAGGCAACGCTTTATGGCAGTGTCGATGTAATTCCTGCTTATTTTACACCTTGGCGTGTCATTATGGCTACAGATAAAGCGACTGATTTAATAGTAAATAAAGATATTATTCTGAATTTAAATCCAGATAATCAACTAAAAGAGGTATCGTGGATTAAACCTGGAAAAGCAATTCGAGTGGCTAAAATGACTCAAGCTGATGCTAAAAAATGTGTTGATTTTGCCGCAGATCATGGTTTGCAATATGTTCACTTGGATGCAGGTTGGTACGGACCCGAGATGAAAATGAGTTCCGATGCGACAACAGTTTCAGAAAATAAAGATTTTAATATACCTGAACTTTCTGCTTATGCTGCTTCAAAAGGAATTGGACTTTGGGTTTATGTTAATCAGCGTGCTTTGATACAGCAATTGGATTCCATTTTGCCTTTGTATAAAAAATGGGGAATCAAAGGAATTAAATTTGGTTTTGTGCAAGTTGGAAATCAACGTTGGACAACATGGCTACACGAGGCGGTTAAAAAATGTGCTGAATATAATTTAATGGTTGATATTCATGATGAATATCGTCCAACAGGTTTTAGCCGTACTTATCCTAATTTAATGACGCAGGAAGGAATTCGTGGAAACGAAGAAATGCCGGATGCTGATCATAATACCATCCTGCCTTTTACCCGTTTTTTAGCTGGTCCCGCCGATTATACCATTGCATATTATAGTAAAGCGATTAAAAACACACATGCACATCAGTTAGCTTTATCAGTGGTTTATTATAGTCCAATTCAGTTCCTATATTGGTATGACCAACCATCAGCTTATCAAGGCGAGAAGGAAATAGAATTTTTTGATAAAGTAAAAACGGTGTGGGATGAAACAAAAGTAATTAATGGGGAAATTGGTGAATATGCAACTGTGGCCCGTAGAAGTGGTAATGAGTGGTTCGTGGGATCAATTACCAATAAACAAGCCCGAAAAATAAGTTTTCCAACTAATTTTCTTGAAAAGGGGAAAAAGTATATTGTAAAGTCTTATCAGGATGACGATGCATCACAAACTAGAACTAAAGTAGCAGTTTTGGAAGAAAAAATAAAAGGAGGAGATATTTTGACATTTGATTTGAAAGTTAGTGGTGGCGTGGCATTATTCATTTCTGAAGAAAAGAAAAAATAA
- a CDS encoding glycoside hydrolase family 43 protein, protein MTFKIKYAIYIVLVFITLYSCKSISEKQFDNGQYNSQNYISKVWQSDLGDGTYTNPILYADYSDPDVIRVGNDYYMTASSFNCTPGLPILHSKDLVNWEIMNYALDKQIPEAVFDIPQHSKGVWAPAIRFHNGEYYIYWGDPDFGVYMIKTKDVYGKWSKPKLVMEGKGIIDPCPFWEGENAYLVHAWAGSRAGINSMLTINRMNPEGTTVLDEGQNVFDAHEKHHTMEGPKLYKKDSYYYILAPAGGVENGWQVAMRSKSIYGPYEDKIVLEQGSTKINGPHQGAWVTTPDNSSWFIHFQDQGVYGRVLHLQPMQWKENWPIIGRDFDSNGIGEPVLTNAKPIQGKNFPIMHPVESDEFLNGKPGLQWQWYANSSVKWSAQIPGTDYLRLFTISQKEEPNLWNVPNLLLQKLPAPNFIATTKIKLTSEWQTSGKKGGLLLMGKTYVYVAIAFHDNRYWVQQVSCINANDGTKEKIIAEKSLNSNEVQLRMIITAPNAKCKFSYSENGSDFVEIGEEANAEKDLWISAKIGIFAISEPNVRMGGYADFDWFRITK, encoded by the coding sequence ATGACCTTTAAGATTAAATATGCGATTTATATTGTACTAGTTTTTATCACTTTATATTCTTGTAAATCAATAAGTGAAAAACAATTTGACAATGGTCAGTATAATTCTCAAAACTATATTTCAAAAGTTTGGCAATCAGACCTTGGTGACGGTACCTATACAAATCCTATTTTGTATGCAGATTATTCGGATCCTGATGTAATTAGAGTAGGGAATGATTATTATATGACGGCGAGTAGTTTTAATTGTACGCCAGGTTTACCCATTTTGCATTCCAAAGATTTGGTGAATTGGGAAATCATGAATTATGCTTTAGACAAACAAATTCCGGAAGCCGTGTTTGATATTCCCCAACATAGTAAAGGAGTTTGGGCGCCAGCCATTCGTTTTCATAATGGAGAATATTATATTTATTGGGGAGATCCTGATTTCGGGGTATATATGATTAAAACCAAAGATGTTTATGGCAAATGGTCGAAACCTAAATTGGTAATGGAAGGAAAAGGAATCATTGATCCTTGTCCGTTTTGGGAGGGTGAAAATGCTTATTTAGTTCATGCTTGGGCGGGAAGTCGCGCAGGAATTAATAGCATGCTTACGATCAATAGAATGAATCCCGAAGGGACAACAGTGCTGGATGAAGGACAAAATGTTTTTGATGCACACGAAAAACACCATACCATGGAAGGTCCAAAATTGTATAAAAAAGACAGCTATTATTATATTCTTGCCCCTGCAGGTGGAGTTGAAAATGGTTGGCAAGTGGCCATGCGTTCCAAGAGTATTTATGGTCCTTATGAAGATAAAATCGTTTTAGAGCAGGGGAGTACTAAAATAAATGGTCCACATCAAGGTGCTTGGGTAACTACTCCTGATAATAGTTCATGGTTTATACATTTTCAAGATCAAGGGGTTTATGGCCGCGTATTGCATTTGCAGCCTATGCAGTGGAAAGAAAATTGGCCTATAATTGGGAGGGATTTTGATAGTAACGGCATTGGGGAACCTGTGCTGACTAATGCCAAACCAATACAAGGAAAAAATTTCCCGATCATGCATCCGGTTGAAAGTGACGAATTTTTAAACGGTAAGCCAGGTTTACAATGGCAATGGTATGCTAATTCTTCTGTAAAGTGGAGTGCTCAAATTCCGGGGACTGATTATTTGAGGCTTTTTACTATTAGTCAGAAAGAGGAGCCTAATCTTTGGAATGTACCCAATCTGTTATTGCAAAAATTGCCAGCTCCTAATTTTATTGCTACAACCAAGATTAAACTAACAAGCGAATGGCAAACCTCAGGTAAAAAAGGTGGTTTGTTGCTTATGGGGAAAACTTATGTTTATGTAGCAATTGCTTTTCATGATAACCGATATTGGGTGCAACAGGTAAGTTGTATCAATGCTAATGATGGAACAAAAGAAAAGATCATTGCAGAAAAGTCTTTAAATTCGAATGAAGTGCAGTTGCGTATGATAATCACTGCTCCAAATGCAAAGTGTAAATTTAGTTACAGTGAAAATGGAAGTGATTTTGTCGAAATAGGCGAAGAAGCAAATGCAGAAAAAGATCTTTGGATTTCCGCAAAAATTGGAATTTTTGCAATCAGCGAACCCAATGTTAGAATGGGTGGGTATGCCGATTTTGATTGGTTTAGAATAACGAAATAA
- a CDS encoding DUF4861 family protein: MKIDFKLCVIVASFFANGYATSCSKIPEPKTINVEVKNTLDFNRKEIVSIPSIKLSQLLKNTSEKDIRVKIKGGKEYLRTQWIDYNSDGKGDELLFEADIKANSVVNYSIVSDTVKVAESKVTTFSRFVPERIDDYAWENNKVAFRAYGPVAQQLVEEHKEGGTLSSGIDLWLKKVDYSIIDSWYKKNVEKPGYYHIEHGEGYDPYHVGASRGTGGTGIWEKDSLQVAKNYIAYNTIATGPLRAVFELTYAPWSSYGVHEIKRISLDLDSNFSKFEISFQSDKKIPNYTLGITLHEKKGQVNINKAKGWFRHWEPIDSSFVGEGIVVNPKVVSAAFANESKTPDQSNLLIVTNAEKKIVYYAGFAWTESGQVSDTAQWDEMLGKQAKIVANPLLVIIK, from the coding sequence ATGAAAATAGATTTCAAATTATGTGTTATTGTGGCTAGTTTTTTTGCAAATGGATATGCCACTAGCTGTTCTAAAATACCTGAGCCGAAGACAATAAATGTTGAGGTAAAAAATACTCTTGATTTTAATCGTAAGGAAATAGTAAGCATTCCTAGCATCAAATTATCGCAATTATTAAAAAATACTTCTGAAAAAGATATTAGAGTTAAAATTAAAGGAGGTAAGGAATATTTGAGAACGCAGTGGATTGATTATAACTCGGATGGAAAAGGAGATGAACTACTTTTTGAAGCAGATATTAAAGCAAATAGTGTAGTAAATTATTCCATCGTTTCAGATACGGTAAAAGTAGCTGAAAGTAAAGTAACTACCTTTTCTCGTTTTGTTCCGGAGCGAATTGATGATTATGCATGGGAGAACAATAAAGTAGCTTTTAGGGCTTATGGCCCAGTAGCACAACAATTAGTCGAGGAGCACAAAGAGGGCGGAACACTATCGAGTGGAATTGATCTTTGGCTTAAAAAAGTAGATTATTCTATTATTGATAGTTGGTATAAAAAAAATGTAGAAAAACCGGGTTATTACCACATTGAACACGGCGAAGGTTACGATCCATATCACGTTGGAGCAAGTCGCGGTACAGGAGGGACAGGAATTTGGGAAAAGGATAGTTTACAGGTAGCCAAAAATTACATTGCATATAATACAATAGCAACAGGTCCCTTAAGAGCCGTTTTTGAATTGACTTACGCACCTTGGAGCTCTTATGGAGTACATGAAATCAAAAGGATTTCATTGGATTTGGATTCGAATTTTTCAAAATTTGAAATTAGCTTTCAGTCAGATAAAAAAATACCAAATTACACACTTGGAATTACATTGCACGAAAAGAAAGGTCAAGTAAATATCAACAAAGCAAAAGGTTGGTTCCGTCATTGGGAACCGATAGATAGTTCTTTTGTTGGTGAGGGGATTGTTGTAAATCCAAAAGTTGTAAGTGCAGCTTTTGCGAATGAATCTAAAACTCCTGACCAAAGTAATTTGTTAATCGTTACAAATGCAGAGAAGAAGATTGTCTATTATGCAGGTTTTGCATGGACAGAAAGTGGGCAAGTTTCAGATACTGCCCAATGGGATGAAATGCTTGGCAAGCAAGCAAAGATAGTCGCTAATCCATTATTAGTGATTATCAAATAA
- a CDS encoding glycosyl hydrolase family 28 protein has protein sequence MIFKERFWSGITIAVLLLSGIFEMNAQELVVYKITDDIQKSMHNNDFSVKVRKPGGEWKDLFEYGVKVDQVVGSGHSVQKASMAYFDFSGTVEVSVTSNKGLINKARIRPLSYGIEPKIKGNTLSFSLSNPANLSVEINDDIFHNLHLFANPIETNVPNPKDPNVIYFGPGIHEISNQKLKVASNKTVYLAGGAVLKGQIVVDSVSNVNIIGRGMVDQETKLGIRIAHSQNVNVEDLFASQCFTGESDGVKIKNVKTISFYGWGDGMNVMASSNVLFDGVFVRSSDDCTTVYGTRMEYAGSCKNITMQNSTLWADVGHPILIGTHGNSKNPDVLENLKYINLDILDQKEMQVDYQGCMAINVGDNNMAKNVLFENIRVEDFREGQLLNLRVFYNTKYCTAPGLGIENVVFRNINYNGKNANLSIIAGYDEQRKIKNVTFENLMINGILISDEMKGKPKWYKTADMARFFVGEHVEGVSFK, from the coding sequence ATGATATTTAAAGAGAGATTTTGGTCAGGAATAACAATAGCAGTTTTGCTATTGTCTGGAATATTTGAAATGAATGCTCAAGAATTGGTAGTTTATAAAATAACTGACGATATTCAAAAAAGCATGCACAACAATGACTTTTCAGTAAAAGTAAGGAAACCAGGAGGAGAGTGGAAAGACTTATTTGAGTATGGAGTAAAAGTAGATCAGGTAGTGGGATCCGGGCATTCGGTGCAAAAAGCTTCAATGGCTTATTTTGATTTTTCGGGAACAGTGGAAGTTTCAGTTACTTCAAATAAAGGTTTGATTAACAAAGCCCGGATAAGACCATTGTCTTATGGAATAGAACCAAAAATAAAAGGAAATACCTTGAGTTTTTCGCTATCGAATCCTGCTAATTTATCGGTAGAAATTAACGATGACATATTTCATAACCTTCATTTATTTGCTAACCCTATCGAAACTAACGTTCCAAATCCAAAGGATCCAAATGTGATTTATTTTGGCCCCGGAATTCACGAAATATCCAATCAAAAATTAAAAGTAGCTTCTAATAAAACGGTCTATTTGGCCGGAGGTGCAGTACTTAAAGGGCAGATTGTAGTAGATAGTGTTTCAAATGTGAATATAATAGGCAGAGGAATGGTAGACCAAGAAACTAAACTTGGAATACGCATAGCCCATTCTCAAAATGTAAATGTGGAAGACCTTTTTGCTTCTCAGTGTTTTACAGGGGAATCTGATGGTGTAAAAATCAAGAACGTTAAAACAATCAGTTTTTATGGGTGGGGTGACGGTATGAATGTAATGGCTAGCAGTAATGTATTATTTGATGGCGTTTTTGTACGCTCTTCTGATGACTGCACTACAGTTTATGGAACACGGATGGAATATGCAGGAAGCTGTAAGAATATAACAATGCAGAACTCAACACTTTGGGCAGATGTTGGTCATCCAATCTTGATAGGGACACATGGGAATAGTAAAAATCCAGATGTTCTTGAAAATTTGAAATACATCAATCTTGATATATTGGATCAAAAGGAAATGCAGGTTGATTATCAAGGCTGTATGGCAATAAATGTAGGAGATAATAATATGGCTAAAAATGTACTCTTTGAGAATATAAGAGTCGAAGATTTTAGAGAAGGGCAATTGCTTAATTTACGAGTATTCTATAATACAAAATATTGTACGGCTCCAGGTTTAGGAATTGAAAATGTGGTTTTTCGTAATATAAATTACAATGGTAAAAATGCAAATTTATCTATCATCGCCGGCTACGATGAACAAAGAAAAATTAAGAATGTAACTTTTGAAAACCTTATGATAAATGGGATTTTGATAAGTGATGAGATGAAAGGAAAACCAAAGTGGTATAAGACTGCAGATATGGCTCGTTTTTTTGTCGGAGAACATGTGGAAGGAGTTTCTTTTAAATAA